The following proteins come from a genomic window of Natronosalvus vescus:
- a CDS encoding CBS domain-containing protein, with product MPIPADGKPRVKDYMTRDVVTVSPDATVESVATRIAESDEHSGFPVCDRRRVEGFVSARDLLLADDDDPIFRVMSQELIVSHPDMKVTDAARVILRSGIQKLPVVDDAGNLVGIISNADVIRSQIERATPEKVGKLMRTLENIHDVSLRQDRRMISLLELTPTQGRVYADELEGRKYELERGLAEPLVIIDNAGTLLLADGHHRVLAANQLDIEEMDAYVIVIDHELDLGMAKTAAKEGLERITDIEVVDYAKHPLVETTKRFQ from the coding sequence ATGCCGATTCCCGCCGACGGAAAACCTCGGGTCAAAGACTACATGACACGCGACGTGGTAACGGTGTCACCCGATGCAACCGTCGAGTCAGTGGCAACGCGGATCGCCGAGAGCGACGAACATAGCGGTTTTCCCGTCTGTGATCGCCGTCGAGTCGAGGGGTTCGTAAGCGCTCGCGACCTGCTTCTGGCCGATGACGACGATCCGATCTTTCGGGTTATGTCACAGGAGTTGATAGTTTCTCACCCGGATATGAAGGTAACCGATGCCGCCCGCGTCATCCTCCGATCGGGGATTCAGAAACTGCCCGTCGTCGACGATGCCGGCAACCTCGTCGGAATCATCTCCAATGCGGACGTGATCCGCAGCCAGATCGAACGGGCGACCCCGGAGAAAGTGGGGAAACTGATGCGAACGCTCGAGAACATTCACGACGTCTCCTTGCGGCAGGATCGACGGATGATCTCGTTGCTCGAGTTGACGCCGACTCAGGGGCGAGTGTACGCGGACGAACTCGAGGGGCGGAAGTACGAACTCGAACGAGGACTGGCCGAACCGCTCGTAATCATCGATAACGCTGGCACCTTGCTCTTAGCCGACGGCCACCACCGGGTGCTGGCGGCGAACCAACTCGACATCGAAGAGATGGACGCCTACGTTATCGTGATCGATCACGAACTCGATCTAGGCATGGCCAAAACCGCAGCAAAGGAGGGACTCGAGCGGATTACCGACATCGAGGTGGTCGATTACGCGAAACATCCGCTGGTGGAGACGACGAAGCGGTTTCAGTGA
- a CDS encoding NUDIX domain-containing protein: protein MADQSVDDIGSSDTASRANAHAQASVRGLIEDDGRYLVLKHDMPSGPIWGVPGGRATVGENPRAAVAREVFEETRLEVDVGDPLEAFSYTWAGGEKGVVSVIFECTCVGGDLDIEANTDSSEPITAARWLEPDAVDDVPMEGALRRLIRNR from the coding sequence ATGGCCGACCAGAGCGTCGACGACATCGGTAGTTCCGACACAGCGTCACGCGCGAACGCGCACGCACAGGCGTCCGTTCGCGGCTTGATCGAGGACGACGGGCGCTATCTCGTGTTGAAACACGACATGCCTTCTGGGCCGATCTGGGGCGTTCCCGGCGGTCGGGCGACCGTCGGGGAGAACCCCCGAGCGGCCGTCGCCCGAGAAGTGTTCGAGGAGACACGTCTCGAGGTCGACGTCGGTGATCCGCTCGAGGCGTTTTCGTACACCTGGGCTGGGGGTGAGAAGGGCGTCGTCTCGGTGATCTTCGAGTGCACCTGCGTTGGCGGCGACCTCGACATCGAGGCGAACACCGATTCCAGCGAACCGATTACCGCTGCTCGGTGGCTCGAGCCCGACGCCGTCGATGACGTGCCGATGGAAGGGGCGCTTCGTCGGTTGATCCGGAATCGGTAG
- a CDS encoding DHH family phosphoesterase yields the protein MVSRLVLGCGSVGQRVVERLRGRTITAGSSGVSPSVVVVTRENGVVETLREENVRARCADPADPEVLASLEVPDVVFVASDSVWENRQILEAARDAFPDAITVAYLPVDAESVSDGATAEQSDDRRAIHDLATTVVDSRRALTTWLLERTTHPVAQKAIDLRTRLARIDGTLAVVAHDNPDPDAIASAVALRTLAESMGVDAVACYYGEISHQENRAMINLLDLELRTLDPDEPLGEFDAFALVDHSRPGVNDQLPADLAIDIVIDHHPPRGPVPGEFYDLREGVGATSTIMAGHLDRFGLEIDSQIATALLYGIRVDTNDFRRELSQADFEAAALLWPRVDFTTLSRIEQPTIEGDTLETVARAIKNRTQRGSVVASSAGEITDRDALPQAAEKLLSMEGVDTTLVFGFREEMVYVSARARASDIDVGETLRDAFDQIGSAGGHADMAGAQLEMGILAETDDAEERESILSVVEEVITDRFFEAIGTRPGTPVGVYSQTSAMLFGSTPAGESDEDTLE from the coding sequence ATGGTGTCCCGGCTCGTCCTCGGGTGCGGGAGCGTCGGACAACGTGTCGTCGAGCGACTGCGAGGACGTACCATCACCGCGGGCTCGAGTGGCGTCTCTCCCTCGGTCGTGGTGGTCACACGAGAAAACGGCGTCGTCGAGACGCTTCGCGAAGAGAACGTCCGCGCCCGGTGTGCTGACCCGGCCGATCCCGAAGTGCTCGCGTCCCTCGAGGTGCCGGACGTCGTGTTCGTCGCCAGCGACTCGGTCTGGGAGAACCGACAGATCCTCGAGGCTGCCCGGGACGCGTTTCCGGACGCGATCACCGTCGCGTATCTGCCGGTTGACGCCGAATCTGTCTCCGACGGGGCGACAGCTGAACAGTCGGACGATCGACGGGCCATACACGACCTCGCGACGACGGTCGTCGATTCCCGGCGGGCGCTCACGACCTGGCTTCTCGAGCGGACGACCCATCCAGTGGCACAGAAGGCAATCGATCTCCGAACCCGACTGGCGCGTATCGACGGGACGCTTGCCGTCGTCGCTCATGACAACCCGGATCCGGACGCGATCGCGAGCGCGGTCGCGTTACGGACACTTGCAGAGTCGATGGGCGTCGATGCCGTTGCCTGCTACTACGGCGAGATTTCCCACCAGGAGAATCGAGCGATGATCAACCTCCTCGATCTCGAGTTGCGGACGCTCGATCCCGACGAGCCCCTGGGTGAGTTCGATGCGTTTGCACTGGTCGACCACTCTCGCCCCGGCGTGAACGATCAGTTGCCGGCGGATCTGGCGATCGACATTGTCATCGACCATCACCCGCCACGCGGGCCGGTTCCGGGGGAGTTCTACGACCTTCGGGAGGGCGTCGGCGCGACGAGTACGATCATGGCCGGCCACCTCGACCGCTTCGGCCTCGAGATCGATTCCCAGATCGCAACCGCATTACTGTACGGCATCCGTGTCGATACCAACGATTTTCGCCGCGAACTGTCACAGGCGGATTTCGAGGCCGCAGCACTGCTCTGGCCCCGGGTCGATTTCACGACGCTCTCCCGAATCGAACAACCGACGATCGAAGGTGATACGCTCGAGACCGTTGCGCGGGCGATCAAGAATCGCACGCAGCGTGGATCGGTCGTCGCCTCGAGCGCAGGCGAGATCACCGATCGAGACGCACTTCCCCAGGCGGCCGAGAAACTGCTCTCGATGGAGGGCGTCGATACGACGCTGGTGTTCGGGTTCCGCGAGGAGATGGTGTACGTCTCCGCGCGAGCCCGTGCCAGCGATATCGACGTCGGCGAGACGCTTCGGGATGCATTCGACCAGATCGGGAGCGCGGGCGGTCATGCCGACATGGCGGGTGCCCAACTCGAGATGGGGATCCTGGCCGAGACGGACGACGCCGAGGAGCGCGAGTCGATTCTGAGCGTCGTCGAGGAGGTGATCACCGATCGCTTTTTCGAGGCAATCGGCACCCGTCCGGGGACGCCGGTCGGCGTGTACAGCCAGACCAGCGCCATGTTGTTTGGCTCGACCCCTGCTGGTGAGTCGGATGAGGACACGCTCGAGTAA